A single genomic interval of Halorubrum aethiopicum harbors:
- a CDS encoding phosphoadenosine phosphosulfate reductase family protein has product MSDFPEAIDVDYADGEGEDPGDYPSLQHKIEKAIEVTRLGLEQYDNPAVMWTGGKDSTLTLYFINEVAEQFGYEKPTAVFIDHFQHFDEITDFVEHWADEWGIDLVYARNDDVGAYVDEHGLEPGDDVPVSALSEHNRHHVREILEYEEDTFPFLLDTYVGNHLLKTVALNDALEEHDIDGVISGVRWDEQEARADETFFSPRHDPDIYPPHDRIQPILQFDERDVWDAFWQVVVPETVEGFPEEGYVPESAEDLPEGIEQSDVPISPKYFAGFRSLGSEVSTEKTTGEPAWLQDLENTTERAGRAQDKEDLMERLRDLGYM; this is encoded by the coding sequence ATGAGCGACTTCCCCGAGGCGATCGACGTCGACTACGCGGACGGCGAGGGCGAAGACCCCGGCGACTACCCGTCGCTCCAGCACAAGATCGAGAAGGCGATCGAGGTCACGCGGCTGGGCCTCGAGCAGTACGACAACCCCGCGGTGATGTGGACCGGCGGGAAGGACTCGACGCTCACGCTGTACTTCATCAACGAGGTGGCAGAGCAGTTCGGCTACGAGAAGCCGACCGCGGTGTTCATCGACCACTTCCAGCACTTCGACGAGATCACGGACTTCGTCGAGCACTGGGCCGACGAGTGGGGGATCGACCTCGTGTACGCCCGCAACGACGACGTGGGCGCGTACGTCGACGAGCACGGGCTCGAGCCGGGCGACGACGTCCCCGTCTCGGCGCTCTCCGAGCACAACCGACACCACGTTCGCGAGATCCTCGAGTACGAGGAGGACACGTTCCCGTTCCTCCTGGACACCTACGTGGGCAACCACCTGCTGAAGACGGTCGCGCTCAACGACGCCCTGGAGGAACACGACATCGACGGCGTCATCTCGGGCGTGCGCTGGGACGAACAGGAGGCGCGCGCGGACGAGACGTTCTTCTCGCCGCGTCACGACCCGGACATCTACCCGCCGCACGACCGGATCCAGCCCATCCTCCAGTTCGACGAGCGCGACGTGTGGGACGCGTTCTGGCAGGTCGTCGTCCCGGAGACGGTCGAGGGCTTCCCCGAGGAGGGGTACGTCCCCGAGTCGGCCGAGGACCTCCCCGAGGGCATCGAGCAGTCCGACGTGCCGATCTCGCCGAAGTACTTCGCCGGGTTCCGCTCGCTCGGCAGCGAGGTCAGCACGGAGAAGACGACCGGCGAGCCCGCCTGGCTCCAGGACCTCGAGAACACCACCGAGCGCGCCGGCCGCGCCCAGGACAAGGA